The Fusobacterium pseudoperiodonticum DNA window AAGTATGTCAAGAAAAGGAAATAGTTTAGATAATGGATTAATGGAATGTTTCTTTGGGTTGTTAAAATCAGAAATGTTTTATGACCAAGAAGAAAAGTACAAGACATTAGAAGAATTGAAGGAAGCAATAGAAGATTATATATATTATTACAATAACAAAAGAATAAAGGAAAAATTAAAAGGATTAACTCCTGCTTCTTACAGAAGTCAATCCTTATTAGTAAGTTAAATTAATTTGTCCAACTTTTTGGGGTCAGTACACTTATGGGTGCTATTTTATTATTTACTTTCTATTTTAGTTATGATAACTCCTCTATCTAAACTTTTTAAATTTAAAGCTTTCAAATCTACATTGTCATAAGAACCTTGAACAATATTAGATTTTGAATATTTTGACCATATTATTTTAGCTATTTTATCATATTCTTGTAATATTTTCTTTTGTTTTTTAGCGTCATTTGTATTCATGTAAGCCTTATCTAAAGCTATAATTTGTTTTATATAATTTTGAAAAGCTTCATCATCATTATTTGGAATGTTGTAGTCACTGTCTAGCTTAGGTAAATTAACCTTTGGGTTTTCCATATCAATATCAGATTTTTTAAAGTTGTAAACTTCTATTGGCTTTCCTTTAGTATAATCATGTTCTTTAAGCTCAGAAGGACTATATATTTTAGTGAAAACATGGATATCCACATCAGGATGAAGTTTTTTTGGCATACTTTCATAAGTAACCTCTTCAAAAATATCATATTCCCAAGCTATATAGTTTTTATCCATTATAAAGTCATTATATGTAGGAAGAACAGTATCTTCAGGCTCTCGCCAATCAACACTTATTCTTGGACTTTGGTAACGAAAATAATTTATAGTATAAGTTGCTCCACTTGGATTAATAATACCTCCCTTAGAGTTAGCAAAAATCTTAAAATATACCTTTGTTCCATCTGATAATTCTGCAATATGTTCTCCTCTTTTTAAATTTAAAACTTCATAAGTCTTTGGTTTTAAATTATATACCTTGCTATCTAAAGTTATCTTTATATTTTTATCAGTTGGATTATCTAAATAGAAGATATGTTTGTCATTAGTAGTAGCAAAAAGAGTATTAGAGATAAAAAATGCAGATAAAAGTAAGAATAAAAATTTTTTCATAATTAGTCCTCCTAAGTTTATTTTATTATATTATAGCATTGTAAATAGAAAAATAGTAGATTTTAGAATTCAGTTGTATAATTTTTACAATTGATGTATAATGTGCAAAAACTATATTTTATAAAATTAAAAATAAAAGGAGGTAAATATGGGAGTTATTGCTTGGTTAGTACTTGGAGCTTTATCAGGTTGGTTAGCTAATAAACTAATGAAAAATTCTTCAACAGGATTAATAGATAATGTAATAACAGGGATAATAGGATCTTTCATTGGAGGATTTGTTTTTAATTTTTTTGGAGCTAAAACGATTACAGGATTTAATCTTCATAGTATTTTTGTATCTGTAGTAGGAGCTTGTATTCTACTTTGGATTATTAATAAAATTAGAAGATAATTTATATCTATTAATTAATAAAAATAGGGCTGTTGCAAAAATTAAATTTTCAATCTAAAGTAAAAAATAAGTGGGTTACGAATGGAAATTTTAGATAAAAAATCAAATAGAATGAGCCGAGCAAATGCAGGAGTGTCTGAACGAAGAGAGTTTCCTGATTTGCAGCGAATTCTTGATTTTTTATCGTTAAGAAATTTACTCAGTAACGAACTATTTTTTACTTTCTATTAATTTGCAACAGCCTCATTTTATTTTGCTATTTATAAACTTATATTGCTTATTATGATAGTTGTAATATTTTTATTATTTTATTTGTTCCAAAATAAATACATCTTTAATTTTTTCATCTTGTGCAAATAGTATTACTTTAGTCATGATTTCAGCTGTCTTAGGATCATCATCTATAAATGGTAAAAATACTCTTCCTCTATGTTGAGAATGAACTGGCAATACATTTATTGCACTTCCAGCTTTTTGATGAACAAGTCCACTTCCTAAGTGTATTGAATATTCTGCTCTTTCACCTTTAATTAAAACATGATTTTCACTAAATTTAACATTTTTCAATTTAAATAGTTTGCAGTTGAATTCAACAATAGCCTTTCTCATTTCAATAGTAGAATGGCTTGCTTCAGGATCAACATCTCCAATGTGTGCAACACTTACAACTAAGTCGATATCTCTCATAACTTCTGTAAATACTAAGTCAGGGACTTCATCTATTAAAATAGGCTTGAAAGTCTTTCTATCAAAGAATTGTATTTCTTCTAAAGTAGGTGCCTCTATATCAGAAGGTGAGAACCAATCTGCAAGTGCAAATATTTTAGCAATAATATTTTCCTTATAGTAAACTTTTTCTAGTCCCTCTTGCCCATCAATTATCCATCTTCTAGTTTTTAGAAGAGCAACTGTCTTAGTAGGTTGTACTTGATGTCCAGCATAACGAAGAGATTTATCTCTACCTTTTTCATCAACAGTTTTAACATATAGTTCTCTAAAAACTTGTTTGAAAGGTTGCTTTAACTCTCTATCAAAGATATCTTTTTGATAACTAGCCCATTCTCCACTTTCAAATAAGTCAAAACAGTGTGCTATTTTTAGTAAGCTATCATCTTTGACTGCAATAGCTTTTTTGGTAACAGATTTTAATTTTTTATCCACATAGTAGCCTAAATCATTTCCCATTTTGAAAACAAGAGATTTTAAAATAGGTGCAATAACAGGATTAGTCATAAGGTTTTCTATTTCATAACCATAGAATTCTGTAGCATCTTCCATAGCTTCTTCAAGCATTTTTCTTGAACGACGATATTGTTCTTTTAAATTCTTATGAACTTCCTTTATAGCTTCAATATACTTGTCTTTTTTCAATTTAGTTGGCAGAGATTTTAGTTCTTTTCCAGCTTTTTCATAGATAATTTCAGATTGTCCTAAATCATCAATTTTAATATATACATCAACATCGTCAAGTTTTTTAGGTACAAAATATTCTTTCATTTCATTGATTAAAGCTGTTTCCATATTCCAAATTAAACGAGTAACATCAGAATATCCCATATTACGAGATAGATTTTCCAATGAAATGCTAACAGCCTTAGCTTCACTTGCTCTTCTTTGTGCACCAAACTTCTTACTTTCTTTTAAGAATTTTTGTAAGAATTGATAACGATGTAAGGCATCTTTTTTCTTATCTTTTAAAAGAGGAATTAAAGAATAACTAGCAACTAAGTCTTTATTTCTCTTATCTTCAATCTTCTTTTCAGTTTCTTTTAAATTTAATTTACCATTGACAGCATCAGCAAACATTCTAGCTCTTGAATGTTTAGCTCCATCAGAAATATATTTTGCACTGTCATAAAGCATTTCAAATTTCTTCTCTCCAAGCTCTTTGTAAGCAGACTTAAACCAGTCTATATCAAAAGCTCCTTCCATTAAGTCATCAATAGAGATAGGAGTATATTTTGCAATTAAACCTTCCTTATTTCTATCAATGTCACTCATATGTGCTTGGAAGTAATAGCAACCACTAGCAAGTCCTTTCCAACCTAGATATCCTTCGATAATTTCTATCCATTGAGAAGAATACATTGCGACTTCAACTAATCTTTGTTCTGTAATATCAGTACCTTTTAATTTTTTAGCAAGTTCTTTACTATTATCTTTTTCACTTGGATAACATACTTTTAATAAATGGCTAAGCACTGATTTTTTAGTATCATTTCCTCCCCAATAGTAAGAGGCTCTATCTAAAGTCTCTTTTCCTAAAGCTTGAAGTATTTGAACAAGATAGTCTATACCCTCAATTCTATATATTCTATTAAGAGATTTAGAATATATAGTTGGACTATCTCCTCTTTTTAATTCATTTTTAACAACATAGTCAAGTATTTTTATACCTTCATCATAGATAATTTTTAAAGCATCATTAAGCAT harbors:
- a CDS encoding GlsB/YeaQ/YmgE family stress response membrane protein — encoded protein: MGVIAWLVLGALSGWLANKLMKNSSTGLIDNVITGIIGSFIGGFVFNFFGAKTITGFNLHSIFVSVVGACILLWIINKIRR
- a CDS encoding riboflavin synthase subunit alpha, translated to MEILDKKSNRMSRANAGVSERREFPDLQRILDFLSLRNLLSNELFFTFY